One part of the Mya arenaria isolate MELC-2E11 chromosome 3, ASM2691426v1 genome encodes these proteins:
- the LOC128226058 gene encoding complement C1q-like protein 4: MEASVNRVDMELLARRASGMQSKQFESIVNKIRDEVLSLKKDVKRLQEKKEQQDDIIHDLQRQLKVLDTNSETIPNASTDDTSKITTTHNTTLHKGSQFPLHSLLSRQRRAVNNVAFSTYLSQSNQHMTNEAIKFDRILLNEGNGYNAYTGAFTAPVTGIYLFSYHFDSTKTTFVRLVVNGVNEVDGVANAHVVSGARQAQSMGGNTCIIQVVRGQAVLVEVFEVPDATINSSDNFHFSTFSGVLLYE; encoded by the coding sequence ATGGAAGCAAGTGTCAACCGCGTAGATATGGAACTACTAGCTAGAAGGGCATCTGGTATGCAAAGTAAACAATTTGAGAGCATCGTAAACAAAATAAGAGACGAAGTTTTGTCGCTAAAAAAGGATGTTAAAAGACTGCAGGAAAAGAAAGAACAGCAGGATGATATAATACACGATCTCCAAAGACAATTGAAAGTGTTGGACACAAACAGCGAAACCATTCCAAATGCAAGTACTGATGATACATCGAAGATAACAACGACACATAATACAACTTTACATAAAGGTTCGCAATTTCCATTGCATTCTCTGTTGTCACGTCAACGCCGGGCAGTCAACAATGTTGCATTTTCCACCTACCTCTCCCAGTCAAACCAACACATGACGAATGAAGCGATCAAATTCGACCGGATTCTTCTCAATGAGGGGAATGGTTACAACGCTTACACCGGTGCTTTTACGGCGCCAGTTACCGGCATCTACCTGTTCTCTTACCATTTCGATTCTACGAAGACAACGTTTGTTCGTCTCGTCGTTAACGGCGTAAATGAAGTGGACGGTGTGGCTAATGCTCACGTGGTTTCCGGTGCACGTCAGGCACAGTCAATGGGTGGAAATACGTGTATCATTCAAGTTGTAAGGGGACAGGCAGTGCTCGTTGAAGTGTTCGAGGTTCCTGATGCAACTATTAACTCAAGTGATAACTTTCACTTTTCTACGTTTTCTGGGGTATTACtgtatgaataa
- the LOC128226059 gene encoding girdin-like yields MSESKAKQTEDKRTSENNSDAGNNESIENSLKEINKKLANVITKDDDSLRGMMTTLINDMKTDLLKSFEHKIEVLESALHDSRQENEQLQKRIENLEKTCENEKDKASQKTVDMRNVTLLQGGKLNDLEQYSRRNSLKIAGIPETTNTGKNSYETAEQSTKKVIEKLNSTIECLNLNTSDIDISHRVGKKYKDKHRQILVKFVSRHVRDKVMMNRRVFKGTQIFINEDLTKLNQHVLGSIRKSIPESEAVWTWGGSIFHKSSSGKIQPVPFTSYKEWLGVDWDKSILGQRLPT; encoded by the coding sequence ATGTCTGAATCTAAGGCAAAACAAACTGAAGACAAACGAACAAGTGAAAACAACTCCGATGCTGGAAACAATGAAAGCATAGAAAActcattaaaagaaataaacaaaaaattggCAAATGTCATAACAAAGGATGATGATAGTCTGAGAGGCATGATGACaactttaataaatgatatgaaaacCGATTTGTTAAAATCTTTTGAACACAAAATCGAAGTACTGGAGTCGGCTTTGCATGATTCACGGCAAGAAAATGAACAGCTGCAAAAAAGAAtagaaaatttagaaaaaacaTGTGAGAATGAAAAAGATAAGGCCAGTCAGAAAACGGTCGATATGAGAAACGTCACTCTTCTTCAAGGCGGAAAACTTAATGACCTTGAACAATATAGTAGAAGGAATAGCCTCAAAATTGCCGGAATCCCAGAAACAACGAATACGGGCAAAAACTCGTATGAGACTGCGGAGCAATCTACAAAGAAGGTCATTGAAAAACTCAATTCGACCATTGAATGCCtaaatttaaatacaagtgACATTGATATATCTCACCGAgttggaaaaaaatacaaagataaGCATAGGCAAATATTAGTAAAGTTTGTGTCACGACACGTGCGAGACAAAGTCATGATGAACCGGCGAGTTTTTAAGGGTACACAAATTTTCATCAACGAGGATTTGACAAAACTCAACCAACATGTCCTGGGCAGTATAAGAAAATCGATTCCAGAATCAGAAGCGGTGTGGACATGGGGTGGTTCAATTTTTCACAAATCTTCAAGTGGCAAAATACAACCAGTCCCTTTCACTTCCTACAAAGAATGGCTAGGTGTCGACTGGGACAAGTCCATTCTGGGTCAGCGTCTACCTACATAA
- the LOC128229146 gene encoding uncharacterized protein LOC128229146, which yields MDQLVLDSILKAADAEDRDTYSNTQSIEDEENECETTKEGDDIENRGNDDPRTVNGEHERTEFVDDEFYDNSEVVVETHRKDSSDISVKCTIHNENPEFENNEDKSYGRAHVVGKIPTSNSYSSLNDSHEHGDNYHVDMNGESKPNNDLERDQKHEPEWYAFSEKLENVGQTQNRSANTDINDTSDTYRRSSKNDVTYDGFGNNREHGHSTISGSRIENTIAIPVESTTEESEEEEIESQIKVVGSSADSHAELDIDSSDNDVSYDKGGFEKDYTDGELEFKQLNDPGGHVSTAEYTTVKRSAASLKPGLDSIAEASHESFRTMSRTPGRDTKSVIEIESKDSQKASRSKVPTTTRQRKAKSPKSRDKDCNANRVKSSRKGSSYAGFNEHSGKTNSGANYTGGKSGKDINMKCSKSTENFRKLISIDLLNFYETNKDLQTIDKKKQTKPQKKAFQRKPEETTSSDSERRHHTRSPSKRRKMIRRKYDMAPLPPKTKPAPLPVLETTFLLPRAKTDLSSRSSRSTSSDDTVESFKNFQVKTIENRYRKPDNIIWNKLEIRRDSNFAINNYADRYGDGHEVVVNGGNGKTLYENGFRVPLRDAIKRVKSAKTVPEYRDVPDRTPRPDRVCRIYIDLQQDRRLAGPMEYRKLDVTPRNEQKHGW from the exons ATGGATCAGCTTGTGCTTGATTCAATTCTAAAAGCAGCTGATGCGGAGGATAGGGATACATATTCGAATACGCAAAGTATCGAAGATGAGGAAAACGAATGTGAAACTACAAAAGAAGGTGATGATATAGAGAATAGAGGCAATGATGACCCTAGAACGGTGAATGGTGAGCATGAACGAACGGAATTCGTTGACGACGAGTTTTACGACAATAGTGAAGTTGTTGTCGAAACACATAGGAAAGATTCCAGTGATATCTCTGTAAAATGTACAATTCATAATGAGAATcctgaatttgaaaataatgaggATAAATCTTATGGCAGAGCTCATGTTGTGGGTAAAATTCCGACTAGTAATTCCTATTCCAGTCTTAACGATTCTCATGAGCATGGGGATAATTATCATGTAGATATGAACGGTGAAAGTAAACCAAATAATGACTTGGAACGAGACCAGAAACATGAGCCAGAATGGTATGCCTTTTCCGAAAAACTGGAAAATGTTGGCCAAACTCAGAATAGAAGTGCAAATACCGATATAAATGATACTAGTGACACATATAGGCGTAGTTCAAAGAATGACGTTACCTACGACGGCTTTGGCAATAACAGAGAACATGGGCACTCTACAATTAGTGGAAGTAGAATAGAAAATACCATCGCGATACCAGTTGAATCAACAACGGAAGAAAGCGAGGAAGAAGAAATCGAAAGTCAAATTAAAGTTGTAGGTTCTAGTGCTGATTCACACGCCGAACTTGACATTGATTCAAGCGACAACGATGTCAGTTACGACAAAGGTGGTTTTGAGAAAGATTACACTGATGGAGAGTTAgaatttaaacagttaaatgaCCCCGGTGGACATGTTTCAACTGCTGAGTACACAACTGTTAAGAGGTCAGCTGCTAGTCTAAAGCCCGGCCTTGACTCTATTGCGGAAGCTTCACATGAGTCATTCAGAACGATGTCTAGAACACCTGGTCGTGACACTAAAAGTGTAATTGAAATAGAAAGTAAAGACAGCCAAAAAGCAAGTAGAAGCAAAGTACCAACCACAACTCGCCAAAGAAAAGCAAAATCACCGAAGTCCCGAGATAAAGATTGTAATGCTAACAGGGTTAAGAGTTCGAGAAAAGGTTCTAGTTATGCAGGTTTTAATGAACACTCTGGTAAAACTAACTCTGGGGCAAATTACACTGGTGGAAAATCTGGAAAGGACATAAACATGAAGTGTAGTAAAAGTACTGAAAATTTTAGAAAACTGATATCAATAGATTTGTTGAACTTTTACGAGACAAACAAAGACTTACAGACTATTGACAAGAAGAAACAGACAAAACCACAAAAGAAAGCTTTTCAAAGAAAACCTGAGGAAACAACATCAAGTGATAGTGAACGAAGACACCATACACGGTCGCCGAGTAAACGCAGAAAGATGATAAGAAGGAAATATGACATGGCCCCCTTACCGCCTAAAACAAAGCCGGCCCCTTTGCCAGTATTGGAGACAACCTTCCTTTTACCAAGAGCCAAAACAGATCTCTCTTCCCGAAGCAGCCGGTCTACATCTTCTGACGATACGGTGgaatcatttaaaaactttCAAGTTAAAACCATAGAAAACAGATATCGAAAACCTGACaatattatttggaataaaCTAGAAATTCGAAGGGATTCTAACTTCGCCATCAACAATTATGCGGACAGGTATGGTGATGGGCATGAAGTGGTTGTGAACGGTGGGAATGGGAAAACGTTGTATGAGAATGGCTTTCGAGTTCCTTTACGAGATGCAATCAAGAGGGTTAAGAGTGCAAAAACGGTACCGGAGTACAGAGACGTTCCGGAT cGCACCCCGCGACCGGATCGAGTGTGTAGGATATACATAGACCTGCAGCAGGACAGGCGCCTGGCCGGCCCTATGGAATACCGGAAGTTGGATGTCACTCCCCGGAATGAGCAAAAACACGGCTGGTGA
- the LOC128228711 gene encoding complement C1q-like protein 2, with the protein MDILLELKREVSALHKDIENLTIENVLQETTIKDLKHKIEELEHKHAAQNMESQKAPSREDKDDDSIRSGENINHDAPTTPRLPPWLLSRQRRAVGNAAFSVYLSQSKQHMTNEAIKFDRILLNDGNVYNTFTGAFTAPLSGVYLFTYHFDSTTSTFVRLVVNGVNEVDAVANPHVVSGPRQAQSMGGNTCIIHVSHGQAVQVQVFEIPDATIDSSDNFHFSTFSGVLLY; encoded by the coding sequence ATGGACATATTGCTTGAACTAAAGCGAGAAGTTTCAGCATTACATAAAGATATAGAAAACCTTACGATAGAAAATGTACTTCAAGAAACAACAATTAAGgatcttaaacataaaatagaaGAATTAGAGCACAAACATGCAGCCCAAAACATGGAATCTCAAAAAGCTCCTTCACGTGAGGATAAGGACGATGACTCGATCCGTTCAGGAGAAAACATAAACCATGATGCTCCAACTACGCCGAGACTTCCGCCATGGCTGCTGTCGCGTCAACGCCGGGCTGTTGGCAACGCTGCATTTTCCGTTTACTTGTCTCAGTCGAAACAGCACATGACGAACGAAGCGATCAAGTTTGACAGAATTCTTCTCAATGACGGAAATGTCTACAACACTTTCACTGGCGCTTTTACGGCGCCGCTTTCTGGCGTTTACCTCTTCACATATCACTTTGATTCCACGACGTCGACGTTCGTTCGTCTCGTCGTTAACGGCGTAAATGAAGTCGACGCCGTAGCCAATCCGCACGTGGTTTCCGGTCCGCGGCAGGCACAGTCCATGGGCGGAAACACGTGTATCATTCACGTGAGTCACGGCCAGGCGGTCCAGGTACAAGTGTTTGAAATTCCGGACGCTACAATCGACTCGAGTGACAATTTTCACTTTTCTACGTTCTCTGGCGTCTTGTTGTAttag